The genomic DNA GGGTGCGCCCACGGGCGCCGCCACGGGGGCTGCGGCGGGTGCAGGGGGCAGATCGTTGGGGGGCACGGAACTCATGCCGCCGATTCTATCGAGGCCACCAAGTCTTCCAGGGCCGGACGGCATTCCCGCACGGCGCCAAAGCCCGCCGCCCGGGCCGCTTCGGCGATGCGCGGGTGCGTGGCCAGCGCCCGCGCGGCGCCCCAGGGCTGGCCGGGCAGGGCCTCGGCCAGGTGGGCCACGGCTTCGGAACTGCTCAGCAGCCAGAGGGAACCATCGTGCGCCGCCTGTTGCGCCAGCGCCACCTCGTGCGCTGAAAAGCGGGGCGCGCCGCGTTGGTAGGCCACCACAAACTCCACTGTGCCGCCCGCTGCCTCGATCTGGCGGGCCAGCCAGTCGCGGCCGCTGCCCTGGGCGGATTCAGGCACGCTGCCGGATCTTCCGCGCACGATCAGCACACGGTCGCCGGGCCGTACCTGCTCGGCCACCTGCTGCCACAGCGCTTCCGAGTCGAACTGCGGCGCATCGGGCGCCGGACCGTCGATGCAGGCCGAGGGCACGCCGGCCTGCTCCAGTGCGCGTGCCGTGCCGGGGCCGGGTGACCATGCTCTTGTTTTGATAGCTGCCAGCGCTTGTCCATCCAGCGCTGGAGGCCTACTGGATCCAAAAAAATGGGCCACGGCATTGCCACTGACAAACATCAGGGCGCGGTACTGCGCAAGGTGGGCCCTGGCCCGGGCGAGCGCCTGCTGCGCAGCGGGGTCGCGGCAGGGGCCGATGGCGATGAGCGGCAGTGCCACGGCGCCGATGCCGTGCGCGCCCAGCATCTCCACCCAGTGCGCGGCCTCGCGGGCGGGCCGCGTGACGATCACCCGGGGCGAGGGCATGGGCGCCTCAGGGTTGTGGAAGGCTGGCGGGGTCCGCGCCCCGTGCGCCGCCCGCGCGCAGGCGCTGGGCAATCGCGTCGCCCAGCGCTTCGGCCTGCGCCAGTGTGCCGACGGGGGCGCTGGCCTGCGCGCGCACCAGCGGGGCCTGGCCGTCCGGGTCGCCCCAGGCGGCATCGAGCTGCAGCACGCCGGCGGCCAGCGTGCCGTGCGCCGCCAGCGGCATCGAGCAGCTGCCGCCCATGGCGCGGCTCACGGCGCGCTCGGCGGCCACGGTCAGCCAGGTGGGCTGGTGGGCCAGCGGCGCCAGCGCGTCGATCAGGTCTTGCCGGTCGCTGCGCACCTCGATGCCCAGCGCGCCCTGGCCCGCCGCAGGCAGCATGGCCGTGGGCTCGAACGTGGCGCGGATGCGGGAGGCGAGCCCCAGGCGTTTCAGGCCCGCCGCCGCCAGCACGATGGCGTCGTACTGGCCTTCATCGAGCTTGCGCAGGCGCGTGTCCAGGTTGCCGCGCAGCGGCTCGATCCTCAGGTCGGGCCGCAGGGCCTGCAGCAGCACCTGGCGGCGCAGGCTGGAGGTGCCCACCACCGCGCCCTGGGGCAGGGCATCAATGTTCGGGTAGTTGGGCGAGACAAACGCATCGCGCGGGTCTTCGCGCTCCATCACGCAGGCCAGGGCAAAACCCTCGGGCAGTTCCATGGGCACATCCTTGAGCGAGTGCACGGCGATGTGCGCGCGGCCTTCTTCCAGCGCCACCTCCAGCTCTTTCACGAACAGACCCTTGCCGCCCACCTTGCTCAGCGACCGGTCCAGGATCTGGTCGCCCTTGGTCGTCATGCCCAGCAGCTCCACCGTGTGGCCCCGTGCGCGCAAAAGGGCCTGTACATGCTCGGCCTGCCACAGGGCGAGACGGCTTTCGCGCGTGGCAATGACGATGGTGAGGGGTGTCTGGGGCATGCTCAAGTTCGTAACCTGTTTGTAATCATTCAGGGGCGGGCGATGCTAGCATGCGCCCGCACTGGGGCTGGTGCGGCCCGGGGGCATGCCGGGCGGACGGCGCCGGCGATCCCCCCATCCCATTCCGGAGACCACCGCATGAAACGATCCGACAAGGACCAGCCCCTGATTGACGACATCCGCCTGCTCGGCCGCATTCTGGGCGACGTGATCCGGGAGCAGGAGGGCGTGGCCGCGTATGAGCTGGTGGAGCAGGTGCGCAAGCTGTCGGTGGCGTTCCGCCGCGATGCCGATCAGGAGGCCGACCGCGCGCTCAAGAAGCTGCTCAAGTCGCTCTCGGGCGACCAGACGGTGAGCGTGATCCGCGCCTTCACCTACTTCAGCCACCTGGCCAACCTGGCCGAAGACCGCCACCACATCCGCCGCCGCGCCGTGCACGAGCGCGCGGGGGACACGCAGGAGGGCAGCATCGAGGTGGCCCTGTCGCGCCTGCGCTGGGCGGGTATCGCTCCCAAGACGATTTCGCAGACGCTGGCGGGCAGCTACGTGGCCCCGGTGCTCACGGCCCACCCCACCGAAGTGCAGCGCAAGAGCATTCTGGATGCCGAGCGCGACATTGCCCAGTTGCTGGCCGTGCGCGACGACATCCAGGTGCGTGCCCAGCTGTACAACAGCGCCAAGGACGCGCTCACCCCGCGCGAACTGGCCGCCAACGAAGCCCTGCTGCGCGCCCGTGTGGCCCAGCTGTGGCAGACGCGCCTCTTGCGCTACAGCAAGCTCACCGTGGCCGACGAGATCGAAAACGCGCTCTCTTATTACGAGGCCACCTTCCTGCGCGAGATCCCCAAGATCTACGCCGACCTGGAGAACGAGCTGGGCCAGTACCCCGTGCACAGCTTTCTGCGCATGGGCCAGTGGATCGGCGGCGACCGCGACGGCAATCCCAACGTCACCGCGCAGACCCTGAAATATGCACTGGGCCGACAGGCCGAGGTGGCCCTGCGCCACTACCTGACCGAGGTGCACTACCTGGGCGGCGAGCTGTCGCTGTCGGCGCGCCTGGTGCAGGTGTCCGCCGAGATGGAGGCCCTGGCCCTGCGCTCGCCCGACACCAACGAACACCGCCAGGACGAGCCCTACCGCCGCGCGCTCACGGGCATCTACGCCCGCCTGGCGGCCTCGCTCAAGGAACTGACCGGTGGCGAAGCCGCGCGCCATGCGGTGGTGCCGCAGAACCCCTACGGCAGCGCCGAGGAGTTCCTGGCCGACCTGCGGGTGATCGAAGCCTCGCTGCAATCGCACCATGGCGAGGCCCTGGCGGGCGAACGCCTGCACCCCCTGATCCGCGCCGTGCAGGTGTTCGGCTTCCACCTGGCCACGGTGGACCTGCGCCAAAGCTCCGACAAGCACGAGGAGGTGGTGGCCGAACTGCTGGCCAAGGCGCGCATCGAGCCCCACTATGCGGGCTTGCAGGAAGCCGCCAAGCGCGCGCTGCTCATCAAGCTGCTGAACGACGCGCGCCCGCTGCGCGTGGTGGGCGCTGAGTATTCCGCACACGCAAAGGGCGAACTGGCCATCTTCGAAACCGCCCGCGTGATGCGCGAGCGCTTCGGCCACGAGGCCATCCGCCACTACATCATCAGCCACACCGAAACGGTGAGCGATTTGCTCGAAGTGCTGCTCTTGCAGAAGGAAGTGGGCCTGATGAACGGCACGCTCGATGCCGAGTCGCGCAACCACCTCATCGTGGTGCCCCTGTTCGAAACCATCGAAGACCTGCGCAATGCCGCGCCCATCATGCGCGAGTTCTATGCGCTGCCCGGCGTGGCAGCACTGGTGCAGCGCAGCGGCGGCGAGCAGGACATCATGCTCGGCTACAGCGACAGCAACAAGGACGGCGGCATCTTCACCAGCAACTGGGAGCTGTACCGCGCCGAGATCGCGCTGGTGGAGCTGTTCGACGAGCTGGCCACCAGCCACGGCATCCAGTTGCGCATGTTCCACGGCCGGGGCGGCACCGTGGGCCGGGGCGGCGGCCCGAGCTACCAGGCCATCCTGGCGCAACCCCCCGGCACCGTGCGCGGCCAGATCCGCCTTACCGAGCAGGGCGAAGTCATCGCCTCCAAATATGCCAACCCCGAGATCGGCCGACGCAACCTGGAAACCCTGGTGGCTGCCACGCTCGAAGCCACGCTGCTGCAGCCCACCAAGCCCGCCACCAAGGCGTTCTTGGACGCCGCCGCGCAGCTCTCGCTGGCCAGCATGGGCAGCTACCGCGCGCTGGTGTACGACACCCCGGGCTTCACTGAATATTTCTTCAATTCCACGCCGATCCGCGAGATCGCCGAACTGAACATCGGCTCGCGCCCCGCCAGCCGCAAGGCCAGCCAGAAGATCGAAGACCTGCGCGCCATCCCCTGGGGCTTCAGCTGGGGCCAGTGCCGTTTGACGCTGCCCGGCTGGTACGGCTTTGGCTCGGCGGTCGATGCGTTCGTGAACCTGGAAGGCAAGGACCCCAAGACCCAGCTGGCCCTGCTGCAGAAGATGTACCGCCAGTGGCCGTTTTTCCGCACGCTGCTGTCCAACATGGACATGGTGCTGGCCAAGAGCGACCTGGCGCTGGCCTCGCGCTACAGCGAACTCGTGACCGACGCGCGCCTGCGCAAGAAGGTGTTCACCAGCATCGAGGCCGAATGGCACCGCACGGCCGAGGCGCTCACGCGCATCACGGGCGACAAGCAGCGCCTCACGCACAACGCGGCGCTGGCCCGCTCCATCAAGCACCGCTTTCCGTACATCGACCCGCTGCACCACCTGCAGGTGGAACTGGTGCGCCGCTGGCGCGCGGGGCAGGGGGATGAGCGGGTGCAGACGGGGATTCACATCTCGATCAACGGGATCGCTGCGGGGCTGCGCAACACGGGCTGAGGTCGTCGGCTTCCCTGGGGGCCGCGGTGGCGCCCTTTGCAAG from Acidovorax sp. A79 includes the following:
- a CDS encoding uroporphyrinogen-III synthase, translated to MPSPRVIVTRPAREAAHWVEMLGAHGIGAVALPLIAIGPCRDPAAQQALARARAHLAQYRALMFVSGNAVAHFFGSSRPPALDGQALAAIKTRAWSPGPGTARALEQAGVPSACIDGPAPDAPQFDSEALWQQVAEQVRPGDRVLIVRGRSGSVPESAQGSGRDWLARQIEAAGGTVEFVVAYQRGAPRFSAHEVALAQQAAHDGSLWLLSSSEAVAHLAEALPGQPWGAARALATHPRIAEAARAAGFGAVRECRPALEDLVASIESAA
- the hemC gene encoding hydroxymethylbilane synthase → MPQTPLTIVIATRESRLALWQAEHVQALLRARGHTVELLGMTTKGDQILDRSLSKVGGKGLFVKELEVALEEGRAHIAVHSLKDVPMELPEGFALACVMEREDPRDAFVSPNYPNIDALPQGAVVGTSSLRRQVLLQALRPDLRIEPLRGNLDTRLRKLDEGQYDAIVLAAAGLKRLGLASRIRATFEPTAMLPAAGQGALGIEVRSDRQDLIDALAPLAHQPTWLTVAAERAVSRAMGGSCSMPLAAHGTLAAGVLQLDAAWGDPDGQAPLVRAQASAPVGTLAQAEALGDAIAQRLRAGGARGADPASLPQP
- the ppc gene encoding phosphoenolpyruvate carboxylase, which codes for MKRSDKDQPLIDDIRLLGRILGDVIREQEGVAAYELVEQVRKLSVAFRRDADQEADRALKKLLKSLSGDQTVSVIRAFTYFSHLANLAEDRHHIRRRAVHERAGDTQEGSIEVALSRLRWAGIAPKTISQTLAGSYVAPVLTAHPTEVQRKSILDAERDIAQLLAVRDDIQVRAQLYNSAKDALTPRELAANEALLRARVAQLWQTRLLRYSKLTVADEIENALSYYEATFLREIPKIYADLENELGQYPVHSFLRMGQWIGGDRDGNPNVTAQTLKYALGRQAEVALRHYLTEVHYLGGELSLSARLVQVSAEMEALALRSPDTNEHRQDEPYRRALTGIYARLAASLKELTGGEAARHAVVPQNPYGSAEEFLADLRVIEASLQSHHGEALAGERLHPLIRAVQVFGFHLATVDLRQSSDKHEEVVAELLAKARIEPHYAGLQEAAKRALLIKLLNDARPLRVVGAEYSAHAKGELAIFETARVMRERFGHEAIRHYIISHTETVSDLLEVLLLQKEVGLMNGTLDAESRNHLIVVPLFETIEDLRNAAPIMREFYALPGVAALVQRSGGEQDIMLGYSDSNKDGGIFTSNWELYRAEIALVELFDELATSHGIQLRMFHGRGGTVGRGGGPSYQAILAQPPGTVRGQIRLTEQGEVIASKYANPEIGRRNLETLVAATLEATLLQPTKPATKAFLDAAAQLSLASMGSYRALVYDTPGFTEYFFNSTPIREIAELNIGSRPASRKASQKIEDLRAIPWGFSWGQCRLTLPGWYGFGSAVDAFVNLEGKDPKTQLALLQKMYRQWPFFRTLLSNMDMVLAKSDLALASRYSELVTDARLRKKVFTSIEAEWHRTAEALTRITGDKQRLTHNAALARSIKHRFPYIDPLHHLQVELVRRWRAGQGDERVQTGIHISINGIAAGLRNTG